In a genomic window of uncultured Flavobacterium sp.:
- a CDS encoding glycoside hydrolase family 125 protein encodes MQSRRKFIKNTGIFSAGLLALQTDVFGMNSDAFNFALKDFITKRPPLAERKFTSKAVEAAIVRIKKQIANPELAWLFENCFPNTLDTTVDFEIIDGKPDTYVITGDIDAMWLRDSTAQIWPYIPFVKEDKKLAELVKGVINRQTKCILLDPYANAFYKDFNQVSEWKNDMTKMQPGIHERKWEIDSLCYPIRLAHGYWKETGDISLFDAKWKEAMLLVIQTFKEQQRWTDKGPYNFQRVTAWATDGVPLSGYGYPVKPCGLIVSTFRPSDDSTLFGYLIPSNMFAIEVLGYLQEIFSLPALKDDNLVAKAKELQGQVQKGLEENGIIDHPKFGKIIAFEVNGYGSFHMMDDANVPSLLSLPYLGAIEPDNQLYLNTRKVVLSENNPFFYKGKAGEGVGGPHTGTDTIWPMSIVLRAITSVDENEIKHCISNLIKTNADTGFMHESFHKDDVTKFTRKWFAWANTLFGEMIVHTSIHYPQILKDKNI; translated from the coding sequence ATGCAATCACGTAGAAAATTTATAAAAAACACAGGAATTTTTTCAGCAGGATTATTGGCACTTCAAACCGATGTTTTCGGAATGAATTCAGATGCTTTCAATTTTGCATTAAAAGATTTTATTACGAAAAGACCACCTTTAGCCGAAAGAAAATTTACGAGTAAAGCTGTTGAAGCAGCAATTGTGAGAATCAAAAAGCAAATCGCAAATCCGGAATTGGCTTGGTTGTTTGAAAACTGTTTTCCAAACACATTAGATACAACTGTAGATTTTGAAATCATCGATGGAAAACCTGATACTTATGTAATTACAGGAGATATCGATGCAATGTGGCTGCGTGATAGTACAGCTCAGATTTGGCCATACATTCCGTTTGTAAAAGAAGATAAAAAACTGGCAGAATTGGTAAAAGGAGTAATCAACCGCCAAACCAAATGTATTTTATTAGATCCTTATGCGAATGCTTTTTACAAAGATTTCAATCAGGTAAGCGAATGGAAAAATGACATGACCAAAATGCAACCTGGTATTCACGAACGCAAATGGGAAATCGACAGTTTGTGTTATCCAATAAGACTTGCGCACGGATATTGGAAAGAAACCGGAGACATCAGTTTGTTCGACGCTAAGTGGAAAGAAGCAATGCTTTTGGTTATTCAAACTTTCAAAGAACAACAACGCTGGACAGATAAAGGACCTTATAATTTCCAGAGAGTTACGGCTTGGGCTACAGATGGCGTGCCTTTAAGCGGTTACGGATATCCTGTAAAACCTTGTGGATTAATCGTTTCGACTTTTAGACCAAGTGACGATAGTACGTTGTTTGGGTATTTAATTCCGAGCAATATGTTTGCGATCGAAGTGCTTGGATATCTTCAGGAAATTTTCTCTTTGCCAGCATTAAAAGACGATAATTTAGTGGCTAAAGCCAAAGAATTGCAAGGACAAGTTCAGAAAGGATTAGAAGAAAACGGAATTATCGATCATCCAAAATTCGGAAAAATCATTGCTTTTGAAGTAAACGGATACGGAAGTTTCCATATGATGGATGATGCCAATGTTCCGTCTTTATTATCGCTGCCTTATTTAGGCGCAATTGAGCCGGATAATCAACTTTATTTGAATACTAGAAAAGTAGTGCTTTCAGAAAATAATCCGTTTTTCTATAAAGGAAAAGCAGGCGAGGGCGTTGGCGGACCACATACCGGAACAGATACAATCTGGCCAATGAGTATTGTTTTAAGAGCGATTACAAGTGTAGATGAAAATGAAATAAAACATTGCATCAGCAATTTGATCAAAACAAACGCCGATACAGGATTTATGCACGAATCTTTTCATAAAGATGATGTAACCAAGTTTACCCGAAAATGGTTTGCTTGGGCGAATACATTATTTGGCGAAATGATTGTTCATACGAGTATTCATTATCCACAAATTTTAAAAGACAAAAACATTTAA
- a CDS encoding ROK family protein produces MNKEYAVGLDIGGTHITAAIIDIVGMKVIDFSLHKESFDSNLPVEEVMTIWEKAIRTSIENSKVESTTGLAVCMPGPFDYEKGVCWIKGQSKYEHFYGLNVRDLFQNKLNLSNDFPILFENDAVCFGKGEVFKDADNLSKKVMAITLGTGLGACFIDKGESINTGDLVPKDGEIYDLPYRHGIAEDYVSARGLIAGYFALSGKKINNGLELFNLAKAEDKVAIKTFEKMGEDLAAIVIPWLEKFSADSFIIGGKIANASEFFLPSFNKKLEESGSKVNVSVSTDNEIAALLGATSLLYTA; encoded by the coding sequence ATGAATAAAGAATATGCCGTTGGATTAGACATTGGAGGTACACATATTACCGCAGCGATTATAGATATTGTAGGTATGAAAGTGATTGATTTTTCGTTGCATAAAGAGTCGTTTGATTCTAATTTGCCAGTAGAAGAAGTAATGACAATTTGGGAAAAAGCAATCAGAACTTCTATCGAAAACTCTAAAGTAGAATCCACAACTGGATTGGCAGTTTGCATGCCGGGACCATTTGATTATGAAAAGGGAGTTTGCTGGATAAAAGGACAATCAAAATACGAGCATTTTTACGGATTAAATGTTCGGGATTTGTTTCAGAATAAATTGAATCTTTCGAATGATTTTCCGATTCTTTTTGAAAATGATGCTGTTTGTTTTGGCAAAGGCGAAGTATTTAAAGATGCTGATAATCTTTCTAAAAAAGTAATGGCAATCACACTTGGAACAGGACTTGGCGCTTGTTTTATTGACAAAGGAGAATCTATAAATACAGGTGATTTAGTACCAAAAGACGGGGAAATATATGATCTGCCATACAGACACGGAATTGCCGAAGATTATGTTTCTGCACGCGGACTTATCGCTGGTTATTTCGCTTTAAGCGGAAAAAAAATAAACAACGGATTAGAGCTTTTTAATTTGGCTAAAGCCGAAGATAAAGTAGCAATAAAAACGTTTGAAAAAATGGGAGAAGATTTAGCTGCGATTGTTATTCCGTGGTTAGAGAAATTCTCGGCAGATAGTTTTATTATTGGAGGAAAAATTGCAAATGCAAGCGAGTTTTTCTTACCGAGTTTCAATAAGAAATTAGAAGAATCAGGAAGTAAAGTCAATGTTTCGGTTTCTACAGATAATGAAATTGCAGCGTTATTAGGCGCTACAAGTTTGCTTTATACAGCTTAG
- a CDS encoding N(4)-(beta-N-acetylglucosaminyl)-L-asparaginase produces MTNSNRRNFIKTAAIASVAVALQSFNSNSEEEEKIIVSKKGKKPIVLSTWRFGIPANAAAWEVLKKNGTALDAVEAGVKIPEADPKERSVGYGGRPDRDGRVTLDACIMDENANIGSVACLEYIKHPISVARAVMEKTPHVMLVGDGALQFALSQGFKKENLLTEESEKEWKEWLKDSKYKPIANIENHDTIGMIALDVNGNLSGACTTSGMAFKMHGRVGDSPIIGAGLYVDNEIGAATATGHGEEVIRISGCHLVVELMRQGKSPQQACEEAVARIIKLTKNRNKDLKDIQVGFIALNKAGEYGSYCIQGGFNYAVYDDTGNQLIDADYFLK; encoded by the coding sequence ATGACAAATTCAAATCGCAGAAATTTTATAAAAACGGCAGCAATAGCTTCAGTTGCTGTGGCATTGCAATCTTTCAATTCAAATTCTGAAGAAGAAGAAAAAATTATAGTTTCGAAGAAAGGAAAAAAGCCAATTGTACTTTCAACCTGGCGATTTGGAATCCCTGCAAATGCTGCTGCATGGGAAGTTCTAAAAAAGAACGGAACTGCTTTGGATGCTGTCGAAGCCGGAGTTAAAATTCCGGAAGCCGACCCAAAAGAAAGAAGCGTAGGTTATGGCGGACGTCCGGATAGAGATGGTCGTGTAACGTTGGACGCTTGTATTATGGATGAAAACGCCAATATAGGATCTGTAGCTTGTTTAGAATATATAAAACACCCAATTTCTGTTGCGAGAGCTGTAATGGAAAAAACGCCTCATGTAATGTTAGTTGGCGATGGCGCTTTGCAATTTGCATTATCTCAAGGTTTCAAAAAAGAAAATCTGCTAACAGAAGAATCCGAAAAAGAATGGAAAGAATGGCTAAAAGACAGTAAATACAAACCAATTGCGAATATTGAAAATCACGATACAATTGGAATGATTGCTTTGGATGTCAACGGAAATCTTTCGGGAGCATGCACCACAAGCGGAATGGCTTTTAAGATGCACGGTCGGGTAGGAGATTCTCCAATTATTGGCGCAGGTTTATATGTCGATAACGAAATTGGCGCAGCAACGGCAACAGGTCACGGCGAAGAAGTAATCAGGATTTCGGGCTGTCATTTGGTGGTTGAATTAATGCGACAAGGAAAATCGCCTCAACAAGCCTGTGAAGAAGCTGTAGCAAGAATTATAAAATTGACGAAGAACAGAAATAAAGATTTAAAAGATATTCAGGTAGGTTTTATCGCATTGAACAAAGCCGGAGAATATGGTTCTTACTGTATTCAGGGTGGTTTTAATTATGCTGTTTATGACGATACAGGAAACCAATTAATCGATGCCGATTATTTCCTGAAGTAA
- a CDS encoding zinc ribbon domain-containing protein yields the protein MKTICSKCEAENDSSSKYCATCGYELSGNEKENITPEIKKETSDKPEKKFNLKTFLGFIVGFVVMFFATQTLFNPSIDKQLTETANEMNKRCPMRVDEYTTLKNVVALPNKTVQYNYILDIPKAQVKLDTVKKYVFPGVLENIKNSPEMKSFRDNKVTVNYHYTDKNGEFVTEYIVKPEMYE from the coding sequence ATGAAGACTATTTGTTCAAAATGTGAAGCAGAAAATGATTCAAGTTCAAAATATTGCGCTACTTGTGGTTATGAATTGTCTGGCAACGAAAAAGAAAATATAACTCCTGAAATCAAAAAAGAAACGTCTGATAAACCAGAAAAGAAATTTAACCTTAAAACATTTTTAGGATTTATAGTGGGTTTTGTAGTTATGTTTTTTGCAACACAAACTTTATTTAACCCATCGATTGATAAACAACTTACCGAAACGGCAAACGAAATGAATAAAAGATGCCCGATGAGAGTTGATGAATATACTACTTTGAAAAACGTTGTTGCTTTACCGAATAAAACGGTTCAGTATAATTATATTTTGGATATACCCAAAGCTCAGGTTAAATTGGATACTGTAAAAAAATATGTTTTCCCGGGAGTTTTAGAAAATATAAAAAACAGCCCCGAAATGAAATCATTCCGAGATAATAAAGTCACTGTGAATTACCATTACACAGATAAAAACGGAGAATTCGTAACAGAATATATCGTTAAGCCTGAAATGTATGAATAA
- a CDS encoding T9SS type A sorting domain-containing protein: protein MKKLYLLLPLLLPLLTYSQDIIWEKSYGGQHADYLFDAQPTADYGFILAGSSLSNKTGNKSDDNHGDLDYWVWKMTEKGELDWQKSFGGSGFDLLQSIKNTKDGGFILAGTSSSASGFQKTEDSKGLTDFWVIKLDASGTEQWQRTIGGNGSDELLCAFQTRDGGYILGGSSSSSPQPVSAAMPDAKSITTTKADLYSKSEKSRGNMDYWVVKLDKQGVIEWQKTYGGEYADILRSMEQTTDNGFILAGYSTSSRSGDKTENNKGTGDVWVIKINDVGVIEWQNSYGADGDDQPYVIHQTSDGGYIVGANSNSTNPLTSLGGIVGNGTDYWIFKLDEEGAVVWSKTYDFGKVDILTSLVENKDHTYLIGGYAQSERRVPREGVVGKLANVVAKEKDGINDYIALKIDEKGEELWNKTVGSAGEDILRKLIETRDGGYLMAGTSNSGASKDKNSNIGGNDFWVVKLKDKTKIEKVRSSLEAIPNPVSTYTNIIIGYDFTSGTVSVVDMTGRTLQNFSISSRTVPVDLSVYAEGIYIINVKTDVKTESVKVIKRITSK, encoded by the coding sequence ATGAAAAAACTCTACCTACTACTTCCTCTTTTATTGCCTTTACTTACTTATTCTCAGGATATTATTTGGGAAAAATCCTACGGAGGACAGCATGCAGATTATCTTTTTGATGCCCAGCCAACAGCCGATTACGGATTTATTTTGGCAGGAAGTTCATTATCGAATAAAACAGGAAATAAATCAGACGATAATCATGGAGATCTTGATTATTGGGTGTGGAAGATGACCGAAAAAGGAGAACTTGACTGGCAGAAAAGTTTTGGAGGAAGCGGATTTGACTTACTTCAGAGTATCAAAAACACAAAAGACGGCGGCTTTATTCTGGCAGGAACTTCAAGCTCGGCAAGCGGTTTTCAAAAAACAGAAGACTCTAAAGGACTTACGGATTTTTGGGTTATAAAACTGGATGCTTCAGGAACAGAGCAATGGCAACGAACAATTGGCGGGAATGGTTCGGATGAATTATTATGCGCTTTTCAGACCAGAGACGGAGGTTATATATTAGGAGGATCTTCAAGCTCGAGTCCTCAACCTGTTTCAGCTGCCATGCCTGATGCAAAATCAATAACCACTACCAAAGCCGATTTATACAGTAAATCCGAAAAAAGCCGAGGCAACATGGATTATTGGGTTGTAAAACTGGATAAACAAGGTGTTATTGAGTGGCAAAAAACATACGGAGGAGAATATGCAGATATACTTAGAAGTATGGAGCAAACCACCGATAATGGATTTATTCTGGCAGGATATTCCACTTCATCACGATCTGGTGATAAAACAGAGAATAATAAAGGGACTGGAGATGTGTGGGTTATAAAAATAAATGATGTTGGAGTTATAGAATGGCAAAATTCCTATGGAGCAGATGGCGATGACCAGCCTTATGTAATTCATCAGACCAGTGATGGCGGATATATTGTAGGAGCCAACTCCAATAGTACCAACCCGCTTACTTCATTGGGTGGAATTGTTGGAAACGGAACCGATTACTGGATTTTTAAATTAGATGAAGAAGGAGCAGTAGTTTGGAGTAAAACCTACGATTTTGGGAAAGTGGATATTTTGACTTCACTGGTAGAAAACAAAGACCATACGTATTTAATTGGCGGATATGCCCAAAGCGAAAGAAGGGTTCCAAGAGAAGGTGTCGTTGGGAAATTAGCCAACGTTGTTGCCAAAGAAAAAGACGGAATCAATGATTATATCGCCTTAAAGATTGATGAAAAAGGAGAAGAACTGTGGAATAAAACCGTTGGAAGTGCAGGTGAGGACATCCTAAGAAAATTGATCGAAACCCGAGATGGAGGATATTTAATGGCAGGAACGTCAAATTCAGGGGCTTCAAAAGATAAAAACTCCAATATTGGAGGAAATGATTTTTGGGTTGTAAAACTCAAAGACAAAACAAAAATCGAAAAAGTGAGATCGAGTCTGGAAGCTATACCTAATCCGGTATCGACTTATACCAACATCATTATAGGTTATGATTTTACCTCAGGAACAGTCAGTGTTGTGGATATGACAGGCAGAACGCTGCAGAACTTCAGTATTTCCAGCAGAACTGTACCAGTAGATTTAAGCGTTTATGCAGAAGGGATTTACATCATCAACGTTAAAACAGATGTTAAAACCGAGTCTGTAAAAGTGATTAAAAGAATAACAAGTAAATAA